TCTCAACTGGTTTTGCTTAAGCACAACCTAGTTTCATcttattacttaaaacataCCTGTAAGCGCTGCTAGTGTTGCTTGTGGGGTCAACGACCAAATCGTTCACACCGTCACGTCTTTCCCTTGCACGATCTCTATACTTCTCTGCCAACTCTGCAAGCTTATTGTCCTCCTGCTTCTTCAGAGCGGCATAGTAAGATTTCTTTTTACGTCTCAGTTCACTCTTGTTTTCTACCGGTGGAGGCATGGtcctacataaaaataatttcagctTTAGCTTCGTTTTttgtatatgataatatttattaaattttttatattttcatggaAGCCATGATGATTCAACTCaggtacaaattttaaaattaagtaattgtaTGTTAgtgatattgtaatttttttttaacaacaattttaattctcAGCAAGTGTCAATGACAaaattggtaattttttttatatacaaagagaaattaaaatctgAGTTTTGAAactctaatatatatttttcataatacaaaTGAAAGATTTGTCAGTTACTTATCACTGCATCTTTGACCACATCATTTCACATGATgacattatatgtatacatgtctatgatacaataaaatgtattaaaaattaattaaaggtatccaaaatatgtaacattgAGACTACTGTCATTAAAAGCCTCAAGAAACAGCTATCAAGTTGAGATAACAGCTATGgagtaagtaaaattaaataacacagtAGTAAAACATCCACACATATATCATCTCAATACTTTTGATtgaaatgtgaatattttaccCAGCACTAGCCATGGCTTCCCGAATAGATCCATCCCCCCGACTGCCACCAGATGGAGTGGATCGAGGAGTCATCAACAACTTTCTGAAGTCATCGTTAGTAAGCCTCTGAGACACCGGAGTGTCTTCAACACTTCTGTCTTCCATGTTTTAGTTGTATTTCAAACAATGTCGCTGAAACGGAAAAGTAAAGGATAAAAACAAGATAACAATTACTTTATAGCTTTTAAAAGATAGCTGAGAAAGCAAttgcttattaattaaaatataaaccaacAAACAAAGCTTCTCAAGAGcgttatatctatttaatattttagaaatccCTTCACTCCCTACAAGAGTGGTTATCTCACAGTAATTTTTTGAATTCTTACatactatttattactaattttattacatacccTTAATGTAATATTCCGTTCCGCGTCTTCGAATTTTTCTAATTCTGACTGGCTACTTGATTTTGACAAATGAAttgtcaaattataatttataagtcaaTACGACAgactatacaaaaatatataaaacaatttaggtAATAGTTACACTTAAagtagaaatatatgtatttataaaacatttttaatatacaaacatcGCGTATACTttatctgttttttatttttcaaattttgttgaaattgaaatttgtttaccctttatataattaatattactctaAAATGTAAGAGGctttaaacaataacaaaagcaCGCcatgttacaaataataccAAAAATGCTAATAAACGCAAAACAATGATGGAATAccgtttttatattagttataaacTTAGGGTTTAATTGTCTTATCTTAGTCTATGATGTTCATAGAATCTCTTATGTAATTCAATTAGAAATACCAGTAGGTAATTACCTATAATTTCTTGTTGATTATCAGCGGTCAAAAGGTCACGACATCTAGTTTACATTTCACAACGTTCTGGAGCTGAAATTGGAACTGTAAATATCCCGGTGATTtgcaatttatttagtaaattctatctcaaccggtcctatacatacatactaaaTATGCCGCATTTAAGAATCGAAACGAATGTATCCAAAAGTAAAATACCTGAAGACTTCGTTTCTAAAGCAATTCCAATTTTAGCAAATAGTCTTGGGAAACCTGCTCAAGTAAGCTTATCAACAATTTTTTACCATgcgatttaataataaaaggaaggaatatatatatttaatatataaattctgtttTAGTTTTGTGTGGTCTCAATTATTCCCGATGTTCAAATGTGTTTTGGTGGTTCCAATGCTCCATGTGCCACAGCAAGTTTAATGTCAATCGGGGCTCTTGGTctgaatgaaaacaaaaaacattcaaaagttttgtttgaattgGTTGAAAAAGAGCTGGGTATTCCTAAAGACAGGTATATCTTTAGTTAGCATGAAAATAGTTAACAATTTGTGAAATAACATCTGTGGTTTtctaatagatataaatacatattttttatgtatttcatgTCTTGTGGTGAATTATtcttagtatattatatataattcagctgtatttttatttgtatttaagttgataccaaattaatatttgaaatccaTTTCTACATATTACTGTTcctttaatagaatattatatataaacttaaaaaaattttgttgatatCATCATGATTAGAATATcagaatgtatattttctgtgttattaatagtatatatgacttatttttattaaaatcttttttttttttcagaatgtATATAACATACCAAAATGAACCATCCTCCAATGTCGGTTTCAAGGGAACAACATTCCATGATATTATTGGATGATTTCTAGCATCACTCTTATATATCTACTGAAATCTTTCAATTGGAAATATTAATACCGTTTCACTTAAATGTGAATGTTCAGgcttaataatgtatattatttattaaaaaaaaaaaaaaaacacaaatttcaatcaatatcttgactataacatttataattaaaaaaaataattttaaagcactgtttagttttttttattatcgtaCAACCTTCATACATATACCTTTCACCAACTacctactttaaaaataattattcatttgGCAACTCACTCtgatagaaaataatgttattagtaaatatatcaaCTATAAAACATGCAGTTGTACCagaaatagttaaatatttaagtgttaGTTAGAACCAgggtataatgttttaaaaactgttaaataTCTAACACTTGCCAAATCTTAATACATTGTTTGTTTGGAAATGATAGATCTTAAAAATAGAAGcagttactaaaatattactaaatattaactgAGGTATTTTGCATGATTAATTCTTATGCTTCATATACTGAAtcggttttaattaaattttacacaaattGAAGTACATGTAAAGAACATCAATTGACTTTACATTTCAGTTAATGTGTGCCACACATGTCAAAATGTCACGTAAGacagtaaattttatgttccttttattttcatcttaatataaataaatttcagccATACCTAATGGAAAATGTATATTGGATCGCGCGTTTTGGGcgattgtgaaataaattattaaatgaatgttcTGATAATAAAAGTACGTCATAAAATTTCAGTtactatttctttaaaaattttaaagttcttTTATAGTTGCGTTATAATTCAtaacacattataatttataacaatcactacaaatttcatattaaattttaagcaagAAACTTGGTTTAAATCttccaatttaataaatgaatatataatttttatattgtgaaaaaaaatcatattcaaACGTAATACAAAAAACAACTATTACTCATAATTAAGTCAAAagtcaaatttttaaaattcatgacTGATACACAGCAATACTACAGAAGACATTTGacacttattaaaaaataaaagtgttagTATAAACTTGTACTTTAGCTTGGCTAAACTTGGTAATTCCCCGACCCCCGTTAGGAAACGACTTTAAGGAAAGGTGTTGCCATCAGAATTCTTATGTTTAGTAGCGGAACTCgtattagttaaatttttttaacaatccACTGTAAAGCTAcagaataattaatgttatttaattaaaaatgtatatatttttttttgtggtaaatggagtaataataaaagatgatATGAATGCATCAACTTGGAAGaggatttaagaaaattagtCGAAAACGCTTGAGGGGATCGAAAATATGGTTAtgacagaaaaaataaacacaactGAAAGGATACTtagtatttaaagaaataaaaagtaaataaagtatCATTAGACGCTCAATCAGTCtaaagacaatatattttatacattgcaAGAAAAAGTAATGGGAATACCAACTATTGGTGTGGTAAAAAACAAGCATTTTATAGTTGGTCTCTCTCTAtaacagataattaataacttaattcgtaataaagatatgttttggaaatacttaaaaacgtattaacattttatgagATTTCTAAGTATACGAGaaaagaacataaattaatatcaaaaatggaTAAGAAGGCACACAAAAGGGgaacattttatgaaaacaataattataaatagtagaATGATATATTCCCAATTCTATTCCTTTTTTcacatgttaatatttattaacttttcacACATTAGTTCAGGTGTTAACATTTGTGAATAttgcaatattaatatttaaatatattcgtgACAAAAAAATGCAATAGAATTTGAaactcgttttattttttaatttgtagtaaatcgaaatattttttaaattgaattattttatgttacaaatgGCTTTCcgtcttatttaataaaaaaattgttttacttttcaattgaacaaaaaaaattaaataaaacataggtCACAGATAAGGAACGATTTCAAAtgtcaaacaatattttatattctacatTTTAAGCGGGGAAATacctaaattttttataatttatagtggGGGTATATCTATTACTTTCCATCTAGATTCTAGACTCAGTAGCAACTAACAGCAAGTAAATTAACCAACCTTTCGCTCTGTGTTGTGTGTGTTTACACATCCCagttttgtttgataaaactattttgatttttatttttctatttcacaTTTGTTCAAATTTCAAACTAGTTGCATCTATAATGGGAGAAAAGAATTCAAAAATTGAGtgtaacaaagaaaatttaagtaaCAGGAATCAAGAGAGCGGGAGGTAAAACGTTactttttgtacatttaaaattttccacaGTTTGCAGTATGTGTtgaaaatatgacaaaatgtacattttttgcattttagGCAAAGTCATTGTACAGCAGAAGACGtcgtaaaaattttagaaactCAAAAACGGTTATATAACGAGAGACTATTGGCAGAACAAAGCAGGTAAATGCGTAAATAACCATCTTGTAGGTTAGACATGATGTAatcttacaatataaataaattttatttattgttatatttgtgaaaaaatCCGTTATGCAAATTTAagatctattttaatttttcttgatGAAGTATGTGTTCCCTATAATTTTTCTAGCCTATATTTATGACCTATTAGCTTTATAAGTGTtttgaatactttattttcaGAATATACCCCAATATACAATCAGAATTGACTTATTCACCAAGTACTTCAAATAGTTACaagtaagttatatatatatatatgtttaattatactagaattattgtaaatattacaacTTAATGCCTTCACATTGGGTGAAAGTGTGCTATTCTGTTAAACTAAAGtataaatacagtattaagataattttatccataatattgtaattttttttttccattcatTAGAGAATGCATGTGTACCTTATTACCTATTATACATGTGCCTAAATACCTTATTGTAATTATGAGTTGTATAAATACTACTTTCTATTATTAATCAGATTATATTTACAGGCTTAATGATTTAGGCTCACATTCgattaacttatattaattactgatgccattaagtatatatatttagcccGATTGCTTGTCAAAGCGTCCTAaacataaactaaataaataacatttacatttcattataaatcaaatactaATAAGTTTCTAATGATTTCATTATCATTAGTAACTTGAAGAGTAGTGGTATTATCTTTATCATTGCTGGCTTGAAGGACAATGGtactaaacaaaaattatgtcaaTGTACAGTCTCTTCTTCATCTTTCCAAGTCCTAAACTGGAACactaaggttttttttttataagcaatCAAAACAACTATTCTACAgttcatgaaaatataatttggttttaattataaattctttgtcATTAGTATAACACACTTATTGttagatgaaaatatatgtcacACACATAAAAGACTCTATTTAAATACTCATCAAACCTGATAGAGCTTGAGATTATGATACcctaaaagataattttaatataaatatatctgttccatgcatattatatgtgtaaatACTTGTAGAAACTGGCTTCTTTATGGCTATACCATTATATACCATTGActaaaattttccatttcttaatccattttttaaatcgtaattgagtattttgaatacatatacttacaaaataaatcacagTTGATGCAGCAGTTATATAATGGTAACATCGTGTATTTAATGTtggtaacatttatatatatttttatataaaaatccatTATTGCAGCTATATGAAGCAGCTAGGCATCTCATTTATatactacaattttattacctaATTACATGTTCTAGAATCACATTTATAGGtattagattaataaaaaaccttcAGAACATTGTTACCGCAGTGGTTCCCAAGCGGTGGTCCGCAGAATTCAAACAGTGGTCCGCAAACAAATTCAAaactcttttaaattttattaatgttctaataacatatttttgttgagATGAAATACATTGagctttttattaaagtttattttcttagtCTTTCActtcatttttcttttacattgtGGTCCCATGCGAACAACAAAGAATACAAAGTGTTCCCTAGTCAAGAAAAGGTTGGGAACCACTGCGTTACAGAATAGTAACCATTTAACATTGTGAGAATGTCCTATTAATATTCCTTTGTTTTTAGTATAACACCGACCGCTCCTGCAGAGATCCTTTTATATACAACTGATACCCAAACAATGGGAGCTGCTAGCCAAATTATCCCATTGCGTGAACAGCAACCTACTCAGAGGTATATTTTgcctctttatttatttataataaaatcagtaCATATCACAGAATAACATTCTATAtcataagaataaatttttgatttatacaataattaattatatcaatatacaaataatcgTGCATATAATATAGGTAGctgtataaagtaaaattattaagaagagTTTTATCATAGctgtgatttttatatatggacattgtttatgataatgtatgtataatatatgattaaaattaacatgatATTTATGCTGTATTGATGGTTTTGTTTTAGACATGAATATCCAACTTCGGGCCCTTCAACATCCACTTTGGATTCACAAGaatcaaataaacaaagacACAATAGCAGACCAAATCAAAGAGCTGCGAGTTCCTTGCGACAGTAAgtcattgaaaattttgtgacatatttaagttatatatatactattgtttatgaaactattataatatatgattaaaattaacatgatATTTATGCTGTATTGATCGTTTTGTTTTAGATATGAATATCCAACTTCGGGCCCTTCAACATCCACTTTGGTTTCCCAAGaatcaaataaacaaagacACAATAGCAGACCAAATCAAAGAGCTGCGAGTTCCTTGCAACAGTAAGTCATTGATAATTTTGTgacatatttaagttatatatatactattgtttatgaaactattataatatatgattaaaattaacatgatATTTATGCTGTAttgattgttttgttttagataTGAATATCCAACTTCGGGCCCTTCAACATCCACTTTGGTTTCCCAAGAATCAAATACACAAAGACACAATAGCAGACCAAATCAAAGAGCTGCGAGTTCCTTGCAACAGTAAGTCATTGATAATTTTGTgacatatttaagttatatatatactattgtttatgaaactattataatatatgattaaaattaacatgatATTTATGCTGTATTGATCGTTTTGTTTTAGACATGAATATCCAACTCCGGGCCCTTCAACATCCACTTTGGTTTCCCAAGaatcaaataaacaaagacGCAATAGCAGACCAAATCAAAGAGCTGCGAGTTCCTTGCAACAGTAAGTCATTAAATATTCTGTGACATGTTGTGTtggtaaaattgttaaatgttttcaGAATTTCCAAAGAGTCCGCAATACAAAGTATTTACattgattttgtaaaaaaaaaatcttatttgcaACAAAATTAACACATTTTTCGTAAAGAAACGGTCACTATATTTTGTTAGATAAAGTTATTGGAACAAACATATCCAAAGACTTAAGGCAAGTGTCCGTGAAATCTGACTGTAAAATTTTCTCTTAAAGGACAAATAGAAGAGCAATTGTTAATTGTGTTACTTGCAAGGAAAAGtttggtttaaatatttatcagtgTCAAAATGGGCACAGCTCTTGCGAAGACTGCAAATCCAAAATGAAAAATTGCGGTACATGTTGTGAAATTATCACAAATATGAGAAACATCACACTCGAGGCAACTTTTGCCTCTAACATTGTAGATGACAAGGTGAGGAATTGCTAGACTTCTACTAACACTAGTATAGTAAAGCAGCTAAAGAAAGTCACTAACTaacaatatcaaattttattactcacGTTTAATAACGACCCACagtatatttttccttttttgccacctaaaaaatttcttttcgatgtgcatgaaatttataattggtgcttaaataaatataaattctaattgAGAGAGTCTGCATTGCATTATAAGCGTTTGCTTTACAGCCAAAAAAGCCGTGTATATATAAGAGTCGTGGTTGCATATTGCATTTTCAAATGGATGATATGGAGGCTCATCTGACTGATTGTATATTCAGGGATCTACCCTGCCCTTTGACTAATTTAAATGATGCCTGTAACTGGAAaggtaaaaagtattttttattttttacatcacatacaataatttttatcttttacacaaataataatatatattacttatcaGAATTAAATTCgtcattatatcaaattaccaaaaaccttttatacgattgaatctttaaataatttccttgAATGGTCAAtcttcaatattaaatgtacttGAAATTGTTGGTTCCTgttgtataaaacatacaatatttttccgtTAGTTTCTGCTACATCAATTTGTTTTAGagaattttgtaaatgtttgaaaaatgcTCAGATTTACCAATTTTAAagcaatgaaatgaaatatgcCAGGTTTATGTTTACAGCATCATTTTCCTTACTACTAGGAGTAGActtaagatttaataatttaaattcatctatataataagtatgCATTCTTATTTTCAGGATGGATGAAGAATATTTTGGAACACCTCCATGACATGCATCCAGAAAAGTGTCAGGCTGAAGTTAACAAAGAAATGTCATTGCTGCTAAGCGGCTTGGATTACAAAGGTTTTCATTTAATCACCCTTGGAAATATCCCCTTTATACTACATATACAAATTGACATAACACTAAACAACATTTCCATGGCTGTACTGTGTCTCGGTACAAAAATGCAAGCTTCCAAATGGATCTATGAATTGCATGTATACCAAAAGAAAACTCCTCGTCGCAAATTCGAATACATCGACATTTGTCAGCCGTACGGGACACCAATCTGCGATATAATTACAGCCTGTAATTGTGCCATCATCAATATAGATTATGCAAAAACCTTCCTGGATGCTGGCAAGTTGACTTATAAGGTTTATATCaagaaaaagaatattaatcaataaataatttttgccactatataaacttataaacatttaaaatggcATTTATAAATCCCATTATCTTGACGTAGTTCAAAAATAGTATTACATGTTAGCGATAAgagtataatttgtattagaCTACTTTTAACTCTTGATTATTCCATTACTCTATGCgatgcttaaaattttatttttcttttttatactatGCTTCATTCTATTATTCCTCAGCTGAAGTGTCTTAGCATCATGAAAGAtgttacatgaaaaaaaaatattagagcaTATATttctactactactactatgTAAAGttgcattattatattaaaaaataatttcacagtCGCTCATGtgtactttcaaataaaacaacaaaatttatttaatagccattacattttattcatacataaGCTCAATTATCTAGTTCTACGGGGTGACGAGTATGCGATATCTGTTAGAGACTCGATGGGCCCTAATTGatttcaatacaataataaataattgaaatgtaaTATCAATAGGACATTACAAGTTGAACACATTTAGAAAGTATAAGAttcgtaatattaaaacaagtaCACTTATCAATAAAACTTGATTAACACTCTCTTCGATGATAGGTGTACAATAATTTTccttaacaaaattatgtacTTGTATTAGTGAAAGCCCTTTCTATCTATTTCTTGACTTATGTTCTTCGGAATACCTTTgtcttgttattatattagtgttgctaagatatttatatcttcaataaattgatgttaaacaaaaaagcTGCTTGATTGCAATAAAACCTTAACAGAATTCATATGTGATACAGTTGGAAGTTTTCAGTCCTAGTCGTTCACATTTTTGACCAACAattgataagaaaataataaaattgtttttgaactGGATAaagctataattattttgattgaattaTCACGATGCGaaacttgtaaaataaaacaaagttaaataatttaaattcattatgacTAAATAAGGATAGTTAAGTATGTTATTTAGTAACCGTAATGACATTTGATTACTGATATCCcatctaaaatatttccatgTTCCGGGTATCCTCAAAAGCCCAGAGAGTGGTAAGTATTACATaacacagataataattaagtgaCTAGAATATGtgctaaatataaatcattaaaaaatacatccgTGTCTCACGCAAACGGATGTCGATTGAAACGGTGCAAAATACAACAAATCACTCGAGTGTTATCAACTTTTTAACcgcaaacaaaacaaatactgGTCCTACAAGGAAAAGGTATACTTGCCATACAAATACATACTTCATTAACATCTATTACAACATCAATAATATGAGATCAAATGGAATGTTGAaagtatttaagaaataaatttatatttaaacatactaCTGTTACAGGTTTACGTAACAAAGTTAAGATTGCCGACGACATCAAAACATACACAGATATATAAGGTCACTATTTCCTAAAAGAGTATTGTTATAGTAATGTTTGCTTCatgcaatataattaatgaaaagaaCATTCAATGTTCACACTTG
This Danaus plexippus chromosome Z, MEX_DaPlex, whole genome shotgun sequence DNA region includes the following protein-coding sequences:
- the LOC116778001 gene encoding macrophage migration inhibitory factor-like — its product is MPHLRIETNVSKSKIPEDFVSKAIPILANSLGKPAQFCVVSIIPDVQMCFGGSNAPCATASLMSIGALGLNENKKHSKVLFELVEKELGIPKDRMYITYQNEPSSNVGFKGTTFHDIIG
- the LOC116778107 gene encoding E3 ubiquitin-protein ligase siah2-like isoform X2; translated protein: MGEKNSKIECNKENLSNRNQESGRQSHCTAEDVVKILETQKRLYNERLLAEQSRIYPNIQSELTYSPSTSNSYNITPTAPAEILLYTTDTQTMGAASQIIPLREQQPTQRHEYPTSGPSTSTLDSQESNKQRHNSRPNQRAASSLRQYEYPTSGPSTSTLVSQESNKQRHNSRPNQRAASSLQQHEYPTPGPSTSTLVSQESNKQRRNSRPNQRAASSLQQTNRRAIVNCVTCKEKFGLNIYQCQNGHSSCEDCKSKMKNCGTCCEIITNMRNITLEATFASNIVDDKPKKPCIYKSRGCILHFQMDDMEAHLTDCIFRDLPCPLTNLNDACNWKGWMKNILEHLHDMHPEKCQAEVNKEMSLLLSGLDYKGFHLITLGNIPFILHIQIDITLNNISMAVLCLGTKMQASKWIYELHVYQKKTPRRKFEYIDICQPYGTPICDIITACNCAIINIDYAKTFLDAGKLTYKVYIKKKNINQ
- the LOC116778107 gene encoding E3 ubiquitin-protein ligase siah2-like isoform X1 gives rise to the protein MGEKNSKIECNKENLSNRNQESGRQSHCTAEDVVKILETQKRLYNERLLAEQSRIYPNIQSELTYSPSTSNSYNITPTAPAEILLYTTDTQTMGAASQIIPLREQQPTQRHEYPTSGPSTSTLDSQESNKQRHNSRPNQRAASSLRQYEYPTSGPSTSTLVSQESNKQRHNSRPNQRAASSLQQYEYPTSGPSTSTLVSQESNTQRHNSRPNQRAASSLQQHEYPTPGPSTSTLVSQESNKQRRNSRPNQRAASSLQQTNRRAIVNCVTCKEKFGLNIYQCQNGHSSCEDCKSKMKNCGTCCEIITNMRNITLEATFASNIVDDKPKKPCIYKSRGCILHFQMDDMEAHLTDCIFRDLPCPLTNLNDACNWKGWMKNILEHLHDMHPEKCQAEVNKEMSLLLSGLDYKGFHLITLGNIPFILHIQIDITLNNISMAVLCLGTKMQASKWIYELHVYQKKTPRRKFEYIDICQPYGTPICDIITACNCAIINIDYAKTFLDAGKLTYKVYIKKKNINQ
- the LOC116778107 gene encoding E3 ubiquitin-protein ligase siah2-like isoform X3, coding for MGEKNSKIECNKENLSNRNQESGRQSHCTAEDVVKILETQKRLYNERLLAEQSRIYPNIQSELTYSPSTSNSYNITPTAPAEILLYTTDTQTMGAASQIIPLREQQPTQRYEYPTSGPSTSTLVSQESNKQRHNSRPNQRAASSLQQYEYPTSGPSTSTLVSQESNTQRHNSRPNQRAASSLQQHEYPTPGPSTSTLVSQESNKQRRNSRPNQRAASSLQQTNRRAIVNCVTCKEKFGLNIYQCQNGHSSCEDCKSKMKNCGTCCEIITNMRNITLEATFASNIVDDKPKKPCIYKSRGCILHFQMDDMEAHLTDCIFRDLPCPLTNLNDACNWKGWMKNILEHLHDMHPEKCQAEVNKEMSLLLSGLDYKGFHLITLGNIPFILHIQIDITLNNISMAVLCLGTKMQASKWIYELHVYQKKTPRRKFEYIDICQPYGTPICDIITACNCAIINIDYAKTFLDAGKLTYKVYIKKKNINQ
- the LOC116778107 gene encoding E3 ubiquitin-protein ligase siah2-like isoform X4, whose translation is MGEKNSKIECNKENLSNRNQESGRQSHCTAEDVVKILETQKRLYNERLLAEQSRIYPNIQSELTYSPSTSNSYNITPTAPAEILLYTTDTQTMGAASQIIPLREQQPTQRHEYPTSGPSTSTLDSQESNKQRHNSRPNQRAASSLRQHEYPTPGPSTSTLVSQESNKQRRNSRPNQRAASSLQQTNRRAIVNCVTCKEKFGLNIYQCQNGHSSCEDCKSKMKNCGTCCEIITNMRNITLEATFASNIVDDKPKKPCIYKSRGCILHFQMDDMEAHLTDCIFRDLPCPLTNLNDACNWKGWMKNILEHLHDMHPEKCQAEVNKEMSLLLSGLDYKGFHLITLGNIPFILHIQIDITLNNISMAVLCLGTKMQASKWIYELHVYQKKTPRRKFEYIDICQPYGTPICDIITACNCAIINIDYAKTFLDAGKLTYKVYIKKKNINQ